One stretch of Malus domestica chromosome 14, GDT2T_hap1 DNA includes these proteins:
- the LOC108173163 gene encoding uncharacterized protein, which yields MATSSNFNMLSMINIEKSNGTNFKAWKQNVEMHLEMLEFDIAFKLPQPSTLTDDSIALQRDSFAKWTRANQMSLLIMQNAMEDHIRGGISVCDLAKDFMARIEEKYKRSDKAETGVYLSELINTRHDGVGSVREHLLKLVNLSNKLNAMDIGITDQFLVHLALYSLSTDYEQIKISYNTQKESWTVNKFIAICCQEEERLKKIKNEAVNLVHLKGKGKMVSNYKNDYKNPNYKGTKPTTQKPGSIFPKKPFKTSSVSVKNDGLSHAGLKPHKFHFKKCHHCHSTEHLRKDCPAFKEWLIRKGISKPEGDK from the exons ATGGCTACATCCTCAA ATTTCAATATGTTGAGTATGATCAACATTGAGAAATCGAATGGAACAAACTTTAAAGCTTGGAAACAAAACGTTGAAATGCATTTGGAAATGCTTGAGTTCGACATTGCCTTTAAGTTGCCTCAGCCATCCACACTTACCGATGATAGTATTGCACTGCAAAGGGATAGCTTTGCTAAATGGACAAGGGCAAATCAAATGTCCTTGCTCATTATGCAAAATGCTATGGAAGATCACATAAGAGGAGGGATTTCAGTATGTGATTTAGCAAAAGATTTCATGGCCCGGattgaagaaaaatacaaaagatCAGACAAAGCTGAAACTGGTGTATATCTTTCTGAGTTGATCAATACCAGGCATGACGGTGTTGGTAGTGTGAGGGAGCATTTACTTAAACTTGTTAATCTCTCCAACAAGCTTAATGCCATGGATATTGGCATTACTGACCAATTTTTGGTTCATTTGGCATTGTACTCACTGTCAACTGATTATGAACAGATCAAAATTAGCTACAACACTCAGAAGGAATCATGGACAGTTAACAAGTTCATTGCCATTTGCTgtcaagaagaagaaagactgaAGAAGATCAAAAATGAAGCAGTCAATCTCGTTCATTTGAAGGGTAAAGGAAAGATGGTCTCAAACTACAAGAACGACTACAAGAATCCCAATTACAAAGGGACCAAACCGACTACACAGAAACCAGGTTCTATCTTTCCTAAGAAACCCTTCAAAACTTCCAGTGTTTCTGTCAAAAATGACGGTCTTTCCCATGCTGGTCTCAAACCTCATAAATTTCATTTCAAGAAATGCCATCACTGTCATTCCACTGAACACTTAAGGAAGGATTGTCCTGCATTTAAAGAATGGCTCATAAGGAAAG GGATTTCAAAACCTGAGGGAGACAAATAG